Proteins found in one Oncorhynchus gorbuscha isolate QuinsamMale2020 ecotype Even-year linkage group LG15, OgorEven_v1.0, whole genome shotgun sequence genomic segment:
- the LOC123997845 gene encoding thrombospondin-3a-like: MGARRDMPTFLALSTFLFIATCEPMDKQDMQVIDMLTLDSKTSVSAVEKVTGAMSVLSDIYIVSTFRLPPKMGGVLLGLYSKEENKKYLELAIMGKINKALVRYVREDGKIHTVNLQSTNLADGRTHSIILRVGGLRRDNLHLELYVNCRLADSSQGLPPLVPLSAEKVEIRNGFKAYARLQGAVESLKMALGGSVAKAGTLADCPFQGDSSVYNTVGATAEVNSILGDHTKALIGQLIIFNQILGELREDIREQVKEMSLIRNTILECQVCGFHDPRSPCSPNPCFKGVSCMETVDYPGYRCGPCPEGMMGNGTHCQDIDECSIAQPCYSPGACINTVKGFSCELCPPGLWGPPLFGVGLEYAKYHKQECVDIDECIEVANACVPHSMCTNTIGSFRCGGCKVGYLGNQTVGCVPRRSCATLSFNPCDVNAHCIIERNGEVSCACNIGWAGNGNTCGTDTDIDGYPDRSLPCMDNDKHCKQDNCVYTPNSGQEDADNDGIGDQCDEDADGDGIKNVEDNCRLEPNKDQQNSDTDSFGDACDNCPNVPNIDQKDTDSNGQGDACDNDIDGDGIPNVLDNCPKVPNPMQTDRDGDGVGDACDSCPEISNPMQTDIDNDLVGDVCDTDQDTDGDGHQDSRDNCPDHPNSSQLDSDNDGLGDDCDDDDDNDRIPDIQDNCRLITNPNQKDSNSNGVGDVCENDFDNDSVWDLIDVCPESSEVTLTDFRAYQTVILDPEGDAQIDPNWVVLNQGMEIVQTMNSDPGLAVGYTAFNGVDFEGTFHINTVTDDDYAGFIFGYQDSSSFYVVMWKQTEQTYWQSTPFRAMAQPGLQLKAVKSRTGPGEYLRNALWHTGDTNEEVKLLWSDPRNVGWRDKTSYRWQLSHRPQVGYIRVKLYEGTEIVADSGVVIDTTMRGGRLGVFCFSQENIIWSNLRYRCNDTVPDDFNPYRKQVLLHIKV, translated from the exons tCATTGACATGCTAACGCTGGACTCCAAGACCAGTGTGTCTGCGGTGGAGAAGGTGACAGGTGCCATGAGTGTGCTCAGTGACATCTACATCGTGTCCACATTCCGCCTGCCTCCCAAGATGGGAGGGGTGCTGCTGGGCCTCTACAGcaaagaggagaacaagaagtaCCTGGAGCTGGCCATCATGGGAAAGATCAATAAAG CTCTGGTGCGTTACGTGAGGGAGGATGGCAAAATTCACACAGTGAACCTCCAGAGCACAAACCTGGCTGATGGTCGCACACACTCCATTATTCTCCGGGTTGGAGGCCTGCGCAGAGACAACCTACACCTGGAGCTCTACGTCAATTGTCGATTGGCTGACTCCAGCCAGGGCCTCCCTCCATTGGTCCCTCTCTCTGCGGAGAAGGTGGAGATTCGTAATGGCTTCAAGGCCTACGCAAGGCTACAG GGCGCTGTGGAGTCCCTCAAAATGGCGCTAGGGGGCAGTGTGGCCAAAGCAGGTACCCTGGCAGACTGTCCATTCCAGGGCGATTCATCAGTTTACAACACAG TCGGTGCAACTGCAGAAGTGAACTCCATTCTAG GTGACCACACTAAGGCTCTGATTGGTCAGCTAATCATCTTTAACCAGATCCTAGGAGAGCTGCGAGAGGACATCAGAGAGcag gTGAAGGAGATGTCCCTGATTAGGAACACCATTCTGGAGTGCCAAGTGTGTG GCTTCCACGACCCTCGTTCCCCCTGCTCCCCCAACCCCTGTTTTAAGGGTGTTTCCTGCATGGAGACCGTTGACTACCCAGGGTACCGCTGTGGTCCCTGCCCAGAGGGCATGATGGGCAACGGAACCCACTGCCAGGACATTGACGAG TGTTCCATAGCCCAGCCCTGCTACTCTCCAGGTGCCTGTATAAACACCGTGAAGGGTTTTAGCTGTGAGCTCTGCCCCCCTGGTCTCTGGGGCCCACCCCTCTTTGGGGTCGGACTGGAGTACGCCAAGTACCAcaagcag GAGTGTGTAGACATCGATGAGTGTATTGAAGTTGCCAATGCCTGTGTGCCCCACTCCATGTGTACCAACACCATC GGCTCGTTCAGGTGTGGTGGCTGTAAGGTGGGTTACCTGGGGAACCAGACAGTGGGCTGTGTGCCCCGTAGGTCCTGTGCCACACTCAGCTTTAACCCTTGTGATGTCAACGCCCACTGCATTATAGAGAGGAACGGAGAGGTGTCCTGTGCG TGCAACATTGGCTGGGCCGGTAACGGGAACACTtgtggcacagacacagacattgaTGGATACCCAGACCGCTCTCTGCCCTGTATGGACAATGACAAGCACTGTAAACAGGACAACTGTGTTTACACACCCAACTCAGGCCAGGAGGACGCAGACAACGACGGCATCGGAGACCAGTGTGACGAGGACGCAGATGGGGACGGCATCAAGaatgtggag GATAACTGTCGACTAGAACCCAACAAAGATCAGCAGAACTCAGACACAGACTCTTTCGGTGACGCCTGTGACAACTGTCCCAATGTCCCTAACATTGACCAGAAGGATACGGACAGCAACGGGCAAGGAGACGCCTGTGACAATGACATAGATGGAGATG GTATCCCCAACGTGCTGGACAACTGCCCCAAGGTCCCCAAccccatgcagacagacagggacggaGACGGGGTAGGAGACGCCTGCGACAGCTGCCCTGAGATCAGTAACCCCATGCAG ACGGACATTGACAATGACCTGGTGGGGGATGTGTGTGACACTGACCAGGACAC GGATGGGGACGGTCACCAGGACTCCAGGGACAACTGCCCTGACCATCCCAACAGCTCCCAGCTGGACTCGGACAACGATGGCCTTGGGGACGACTGTGACGATGACGATGACAATGACAGGATCCCAGACATTCAAGACAACTGCAGACTTATCACCAACCCCAACCAGAAAGATTCTAACA gtaaCGGGGTGGGCGACGTGTGTGAGAACGACTTTGACAACGATTCAGTCTGGGATCTGATTGATGTGTGCCCTGAGAGTTCagaggtcactctgacagacttCAGAGCCTATCAGACAGTCATTCTGGATCCAGAGGGCGATGCCCAGATCGATCCCAATTGGGTGGTGCTCAATCAG GGCATGGAAATAGTTCAGACCATGAATAGTGATCCTGGTTTAGCTGTGG GCTACACAGCGTTCAACGGGGTGGACTTTGAGGGCACCTTCCACATCAACACGGTGACGGACGACGACTATGCAGGCTTCATCTTCGGCTACCAGGACTCCTCTTCCTTCTACGTGGTGATGTGGAAACAGACAGAGCAGACCTACTGGCAGTCGACACCCTTCCGGGCCATGGCCCAACCTGGCCTGCAGCTCAAA GCAGTGAAGTCCCGTACAGGGCCTGGTGAGTACCTGCGTAACGCCCTGTGGCACACAGGGGACACCAACGAGGAGGTGAAGCTGCTGTGGTCGGACCCACGGAATGTGGGCTGGAGAGACAAGACGTCTTACCGCTGGCAGCTCAGCCACAGGCCCCAGGTGGGCTACATCAG GGTGAAGTTATATGAGGGGACGGAGATTGTGGCTGACTCTGGCGTGGTGATTGACACTACCATGAGAGGCGGGCGACTGGGGGTCTTCTGTTTCTCCCAAGAGAACATCATCTGGTCCAACCTGCGCTACCGCTGCAACG ACACTGTTCCAGACGACTTCAACCCATATCGCAAACAGGTCCTGCTGCACATCAAAGTGTGA